Part of the Methanorbis furvi genome is shown below.
CTGTGGTCATTCGGACTGCGGGGCACTGAAGGCACTGGACGTTGATATGAAGGACGATGCGTATATTCCGATGTGGATTAACAGTGCCCGCGAGGCGCAGACACGTGTGGATGCCCGTATTCCTGAGGCGCCGAAGACGCCGGAGGAGAAGGCAGCACGGAAAAAAGAGATCGAGATCGAAAATATCCGCCTGCAGATCGAACATCTCAGATCATATCCTCTGGTTACCGAGGCAGAAAAGAAGGGATGCCTGGATGTCCATGGATTATATTATGATCTGAAAACAGGCGTTCTGTCCCAGATCGTCTGATTTTTTCGGTCATTATTTTTTTTAGTTTTTGAAACTCGGGAACAAAATAATTTCAGGTTCCTCAGACTCTTCGTGTAACTCCCAAGTCAGAGTTTTTCTTGAAAGAAAAAATCCAAAAAAATTTCTTACCGCTTTCCTGCACATGCTGGACGCGAGATATAGAGCGGCAGTTTTTCTGCAAGAATGTTTACCGCATCCTCGGCCGTATCAACACCATAGACACGGTCGCCCTCTATCTGCGGGCAGCGATCTTTGTCATCAAGTTTTTTGTCGGCAACAATCGCACTCCAGTCTGCAAAAATTTCAGGAGAGCCTGCCGGATGCGGGACACGATATGCGAGAATCAGCCGCCGCATAATCCATGCATACGACAGTTCAGAAAGTGTCCCTGATCCTCCTCCGACCGCGATCACCGCATCACTGTTGGCGACGATAAAATTTCTTGCATGATCTAAACCTGTTGCGATCGGAATGTCGATGTACGGATTTGCCGCGTCCGGAGTACATCCCGGCAGAACACCGATAACATCTCCGTCCGAGTAGACTGGCGATGCATGAGCCCCGCGGCCGGCAGCCTCCATTACTCCGCCAAGCCCGCCGCAGATGATCCGGTATCCTGCGGTGACGAGGGCAGTGCCGAGCTGTTCTGCAAAGATCTCTTTTTCAGAATTCTTCTGAAGGGATCCGTCACCGATTACGGCAATGATCGGCTTTCTATTCATAGATGTTGTTTGGACGGTAAAAGAGATGAACTGTTGCATTCTCAGGAATCGGCGTTGTCTATCGTTTTCTCTGGACGACTCAGGATGAAAAATGCAAAGTTGGACTGATACATTGTTATATATCCATGCAGCACCAATGTAACTCTGCAGTTTCGTCTGCATGAGTTATATGCGCATCAAACCCGTTTCGGGTTTTGTGCGTGCAGACTCATGAGCATGGGATTTGTATCCCGTGTTCATGGAGTTAATAAAAATGGAAAGAAGAAATTCCTACGGCGCACCGCGCCAATACAACGACGCACCCCGCGAGATGACCAAAGCAATCTGCTCCGACTGCGGAAAAGAGTGCGAAGTTCCCTTCAAACCGACCGAGGGTAGACCGGTTTACTGCCGTGACTGCCTCCCAAAGCACAGAGCACCGCGCACGCCCCGGTACTAAAGAGATATTCTGCGGAGAAAAGTCTCCGCGTTAACTTTTTTTTTGATTCGATTACTTTGTTTGTGCTCCGCCCACGGAAATGCGGAAAACACAGAAAAAAACATCACGGAGCAGACGTGAACATCACAGAAATATTGTTTTAAATATGAATTCCGTGTTGTTCACGTCTGCTCCGTGCTCTTTTTTTCTGTGAAATTCGGTATTTTCCGTTTTTCCGTGGGCGACCCAGAAAAAATTATATTCGCGTGTAACTACCCACGCGGAGTGTTCCCTTCCCATTGCGGTGCGCGAGATCGCCCGTGAAGACCGTAAGCTCGCGGCCGTTTTCCACAACTTTGCCTACCTCGGCAAACGTTGGCATGAAATCATCCACATGCCCGAAGATCGTACACTCTCCGGCAAACATATCGCCGCAGGGCATCACCGCATTGCCCTCGATGATCAGTTTTCCTCCTTTCATGTTCACGCCCGCATGCAGTCCTGCACTGCCCATCACATGTACAACGCCGCCGAAGAGACACTCACCGCAGTAGTCGCCGACATCACCCTTCACGAAAATCTCGCCGCCGCGAACACCTTTGCGTCCGCCGCGGTAACCTGACCCGCAGTAGTTTCCGGCATTCCCA
Proteins encoded:
- a CDS encoding carbonic anhydrase, which gives rise to MIESFIEGNKIFLEKDFERKKDRYMTLVESQHPTVLWIGCSDSRVNPERITHCRAGELFTHRNIGNIVPTHDWNFATVLEYAVRHLKVKDIVICGHSDCGALKALDVDMKDDAYIPMWINSAREAQTRVDARIPEAPKTPEEKAARKKEIEIENIRLQIEHLRSYPLVTEAEKKGCLDVHGLYYDLKTGVLSQIV
- a CDS encoding acyl-CoA synthetase, with amino-acid sequence MNRKPIIAVIGDGSLQKNSEKEIFAEQLGTALVTAGYRIICGGLGGVMEAAGRGAHASPVYSDGDVIGVLPGCTPDAANPYIDIPIATGLDHARNFIVANSDAVIAVGGGSGTLSELSYAWIMRRLILAYRVPHPAGSPEIFADWSAIVADKKLDDKDRCPQIEGDRVYGVDTAEDAVNILAEKLPLYISRPACAGKR
- a CDS encoding CxxC-x17-CxxC domain-containing protein, with translation MERRNSYGAPRQYNDAPREMTKAICSDCGKECEVPFKPTEGRPVYCRDCLPKHRAPRTPRY
- a CDS encoding formylmethanofuran dehydrogenase subunit C, whose amino-acid sequence is MRRITLIMRDSIDPHLPIEAEVITPETLSKTVLVNVYVGNQKMMLSEVFDIRVDGEAAGPAATEIVIIGDASRVKRVGEYMTDGRIVVEGSIGMHCGDFMTGGTIEIMGDAGDWLGREMLGGKIICHGNAGNYCGSGYRGGRKGVRGGEIFVKGDVGDYCGECLFGGVVHVMGSAGLHAGVNMKGGKLIIEGNAVMPCGDMFAGECTIFGHVDDFMPTFAEVGKVVENGRELTVFTGDLAHRNGKGTLRVGSYTRI